A stretch of Crossiella cryophila DNA encodes these proteins:
- a CDS encoding kelch motif-containing protein has translation MTAGTLELLARELGEALRPLADRLAPETREQFLLSELGVWAPGGLGNAAGAIGTVVVQAGGLAPIVQRLAGAINSGDAPAILAEGVTLLGAIKSTLSAVDALGPALESVVSGAAGLTPAQKQRLVREVRALPKRLIDYAAVTHLERTNQTLADLLAVLGIVDRVVVPSDPADPTVVPVRYRVLHFDRLLKLVTDPATMLREAFGLGEPDFTGSELFVRLADYLAAQHRGFQHLRFPDGTRGFQAEGSTLAVDRGTTPPSLRLETQAQTTADFTHTVELGPLWTLKFTSRSRLTGRIQGRITPPLAISIEPGAGGALDAEVSLEAKRPTDEPIVLLGQTGASRLEIARFALGLRVQAGSGAEPTVQLRLDGGRVVIDLSKADGFIKTITRGAKIESEFELRALWSPSTGLRLEGSGSLDLALPINVGLGPIEITTLFIGVGIKDDAAPVELSGSFKAELGPIKATVQRLGVIADVRFPGGGGNLGPADVGFRFKAPNGIGLSVDAGLIAGGGFLYADPDRGEYAGALSLEFAGFLELNAIGLISTRFPDGDSGFSLLIVIATEFGGGGIQLGYGFTLLAVGGLIGLNRGMDLQALTEGVRTGSIESVMFPQDVVANAPRIISDLRRFFPPEKGTFLIGPMAKIGWGTPTLVSVSLGVIVEIPPGTIAILGVLKCILPHKALPLIQVQVAFVGAFEPDKSRLWFYAQLFDSRILTMTIDGGMGLLVAWGDNPEFVLTVGGFHPSFTPPPLPFPVPPRLSVDILNQPTALIRVSGYFAITSNSAQFGAKAELRLGFSDFGLHGHLAFDALFRFSPFSFVISISAGVSLKAFGVGLFGIDLRFQLEGPAPWRASGRGSISLLFFEISADFDISWGEKRDTTLPPVSVLELLGAELVKTEGWETRLPSGGTRALVTLRTLDPANPLDNLVLHPLGSLFIRQRALPLDVRIDKVGQQAPSDGNRFTFEPKKDSGLRRVASTGDKFAMAQFQQLDDAEKLSRPAYETQNAGLELAAGEANLLSSLVVRRSARYEEIITDKKRGIPGVARMSAAEAVATPVRKRLVSVSPAVFEHLIAGSSTARSPLSAQRAGELQPFAAGETVRIQDQRYVITKKRDNTQAFPPLGAPLREPEFRSLTTARDALAEWIKADPRLADTLHVIPLAELAGPLAESGTWSDSPAAPLAVAGAGAVRLGNGKVLLVGGTGSDGAPVAEAAVFDPIADAWQPAKPLSTARVQHTTTLLATGRVLVAGGLDSTGKALASAELYDPISGSWTTLPDLKDARAGHTATALPDGTALITGGRNTRALSTVELLGADGKWAQAKPMLDARTGHQTLLRDKTVLVLGGAFDTGGPAGARTSCESYDLASGTWTAAPALALPRTGHQATALGKQVLVTGGDPIAPRLHVPTHLDPPYRPDGLTSVEALSGTAWSTTAALPGGRTGHRAVALRTGRLLVIGGTSLAAHGTGFRNVTAYDPNSDTWVAAGALRTGRWDAAVVELGDGRVLIIGGRTHGGAITAATETYIP, from the coding sequence ATGACCGCCGGAACCCTGGAACTGCTCGCCCGTGAACTCGGCGAGGCGTTGCGCCCGTTGGCCGATCGGCTCGCGCCGGAGACCCGGGAGCAGTTCCTGCTGAGCGAGCTGGGGGTGTGGGCGCCGGGCGGACTGGGCAACGCGGCCGGGGCCATCGGCACGGTGGTGGTGCAGGCCGGTGGGCTGGCGCCGATCGTGCAGCGGCTGGCCGGGGCGATCAACTCCGGGGACGCCCCCGCGATCCTCGCCGAGGGTGTGACGCTGCTCGGGGCGATCAAGTCCACGCTGAGCGCGGTGGACGCGCTCGGTCCGGCGCTGGAATCGGTGGTGTCCGGGGCTGCCGGGCTCACTCCGGCGCAGAAGCAGCGGCTGGTCCGGGAGGTCAGGGCGCTGCCCAAGCGGCTGATCGACTACGCCGCGGTCACCCACCTGGAGCGCACCAACCAGACCCTGGCCGACCTGCTGGCCGTGCTGGGCATCGTGGACCGGGTGGTGGTGCCTTCCGACCCGGCCGATCCGACCGTGGTGCCGGTGCGCTACCGGGTGCTGCACTTCGACCGGCTGCTCAAGCTGGTCACCGATCCGGCGACCATGCTGCGGGAGGCATTCGGCCTTGGCGAGCCGGACTTCACCGGCTCCGAGCTGTTCGTCCGGCTGGCCGACTACCTGGCCGCCCAGCACCGCGGCTTCCAGCACCTGAGGTTCCCCGACGGCACCCGCGGTTTCCAGGCCGAGGGCAGCACACTGGCCGTGGACCGGGGCACCACGCCACCCTCGCTGCGCCTGGAGACCCAGGCCCAGACCACCGCCGACTTCACCCACACGGTGGAACTCGGTCCACTGTGGACACTGAAGTTCACCAGCCGCTCCCGGCTGACCGGCCGGATCCAGGGCCGGATCACCCCGCCGCTGGCCATCTCCATCGAACCCGGCGCCGGTGGCGCGCTGGACGCCGAGGTGTCCCTGGAGGCCAAGCGCCCCACCGACGAACCCATCGTGCTGCTCGGCCAGACCGGCGCCTCCCGGCTGGAGATCGCCCGCTTCGCGCTCGGCCTGCGGGTGCAGGCCGGTTCCGGCGCCGAACCCACCGTCCAGCTGCGCCTCGACGGCGGGCGGGTGGTCATCGACCTGTCCAAGGCGGACGGGTTCATCAAGACCATCACCCGCGGGGCGAAGATCGAGTCCGAGTTCGAGTTGCGGGCGCTGTGGTCGCCCTCGACCGGGTTGCGGCTGGAGGGCAGTGGATCACTGGACCTGGCGTTGCCGATCAATGTCGGGCTGGGGCCGATCGAGATCACCACGCTGTTCATCGGGGTGGGCATCAAGGACGACGCGGCGCCGGTGGAGTTGTCCGGGTCGTTCAAGGCCGAGCTGGGGCCGATCAAGGCGACCGTGCAACGGCTTGGGGTGATCGCGGACGTGCGGTTCCCCGGCGGTGGCGGCAACCTCGGGCCGGCGGACGTGGGCTTCCGGTTCAAGGCGCCCAACGGGATCGGGCTGTCGGTGGATGCCGGACTGATCGCCGGCGGCGGGTTCCTCTACGCCGATCCTGATCGCGGGGAGTACGCGGGCGCGCTGTCGCTGGAGTTCGCCGGGTTCCTGGAACTGAACGCGATCGGGTTGATCAGCACCCGGTTCCCGGACGGGGACAGCGGGTTCTCGCTGTTGATCGTGATCGCCACCGAGTTCGGCGGCGGCGGCATCCAGCTCGGTTACGGGTTCACGCTGCTCGCGGTGGGTGGGCTGATCGGGCTCAACCGGGGCATGGACCTGCAGGCGCTGACCGAGGGCGTGCGCACCGGGTCGATCGAATCGGTGATGTTCCCCCAGGACGTGGTGGCCAACGCGCCGCGGATCATCTCCGACCTGCGCCGGTTCTTCCCGCCGGAGAAGGGCACCTTCCTGATCGGGCCGATGGCCAAGATCGGTTGGGGTACGCCAACACTGGTCAGTGTCTCGCTCGGGGTGATCGTGGAGATCCCGCCGGGCACCATCGCCATCCTGGGTGTGCTCAAGTGCATCCTGCCGCACAAGGCGTTGCCGCTGATCCAGGTGCAGGTGGCCTTCGTCGGCGCGTTCGAGCCGGACAAGTCACGACTGTGGTTCTACGCCCAGCTGTTCGACTCGCGCATCCTGACCATGACCATCGACGGCGGCATGGGCCTGCTGGTGGCCTGGGGCGACAACCCCGAGTTCGTGCTGACCGTCGGCGGTTTCCACCCCTCCTTCACCCCGCCGCCGCTGCCGTTCCCGGTGCCGCCGCGGCTGTCGGTGGACATCCTGAACCAGCCCACCGCGCTGATCCGGGTCTCCGGCTACTTCGCCATCACCAGCAACTCCGCCCAGTTCGGCGCCAAAGCCGAACTGCGCCTTGGCTTCAGCGACTTCGGCCTGCACGGGCACCTGGCCTTCGACGCGTTGTTCCGGTTCTCCCCGTTCTCCTTCGTCATCTCCATCTCCGCCGGGGTCAGCCTCAAGGCGTTCGGGGTCGGGCTGTTCGGCATCGATCTGCGCTTCCAGCTGGAGGGGCCCGCACCGTGGCGGGCATCCGGGCGGGGCTCGATCTCGTTGCTGTTCTTCGAGATCTCCGCCGACTTCGACATCAGCTGGGGCGAGAAGCGGGACACCACACTGCCGCCGGTGTCCGTGCTCGAACTGCTCGGCGCCGAACTGGTCAAGACCGAGGGCTGGGAGACCCGGTTGCCCTCCGGCGGCACCCGCGCGCTGGTCACCCTGCGCACGCTGGACCCGGCCAACCCCCTGGACAACCTGGTGCTGCACCCGCTGGGCAGCCTGTTCATCCGGCAGCGGGCACTGCCGCTGGACGTGCGCATCGACAAGGTCGGCCAGCAGGCGCCCAGCGACGGCAACCGGTTCACCTTCGAGCCCAAGAAGGACAGCGGGCTGCGCCGGGTGGCCAGCACCGGCGACAAGTTCGCCATGGCCCAGTTCCAGCAACTCGACGACGCCGAGAAGCTGTCCCGGCCCGCCTACGAAACGCAGAACGCGGGCCTGGAACTGGCCGCGGGCGAGGCCAACCTGCTCAGCTCGCTGGTGGTGCGGCGCAGCGCGCGCTACGAGGAGATCATCACCGACAAGAAGCGCGGCATCCCAGGTGTGGCCCGGATGTCGGCGGCCGAGGCGGTGGCCACACCGGTGCGCAAACGCCTGGTGAGCGTCAGCCCGGCGGTGTTCGAGCACCTGATCGCGGGCAGTAGCACCGCCCGTTCGCCGCTCTCGGCCCAGCGGGCGGGCGAGTTGCAGCCCTTCGCCGCCGGGGAGACCGTGCGGATCCAGGACCAGCGCTACGTGATCACCAAGAAGCGGGACAACACCCAGGCGTTCCCGCCGCTGGGCGCGCCACTGCGGGAACCGGAGTTCCGCAGCCTCACCACCGCCAGGGACGCCCTGGCCGAGTGGATCAAGGCCGACCCCCGGCTGGCGGACACGCTGCACGTCATCCCGCTGGCCGAACTCGCCGGTCCGCTGGCCGAATCCGGCACCTGGTCGGACTCCCCCGCCGCACCCCTCGCCGTGGCCGGGGCGGGCGCGGTCCGGCTGGGCAACGGCAAGGTGCTGCTGGTCGGCGGCACCGGCTCCGACGGCGCACCGGTGGCCGAGGCCGCGGTGTTCGACCCGATCGCGGACGCCTGGCAACCCGCCAAACCCCTGAGCACCGCCCGCGTCCAGCACACCACCACCCTCCTGGCCACCGGCCGGGTGCTGGTCGCGGGCGGCCTGGACAGCACCGGCAAGGCACTCGCATCCGCCGAGCTGTACGACCCGATCTCCGGCTCCTGGACGACCCTGCCCGACCTCAAGGACGCCCGCGCCGGGCACACCGCGACCGCGCTGCCCGACGGCACAGCCCTGATCACCGGCGGCCGTAACACTCGCGCACTGTCCACAGTGGAACTGCTCGGCGCGGACGGCAAGTGGGCCCAGGCGAAACCCATGCTGGACGCCCGCACCGGCCACCAGACCCTGTTGCGGGACAAGACCGTGCTGGTACTCGGCGGCGCCTTCGACACCGGCGGCCCGGCCGGCGCCCGTACCAGCTGCGAGAGCTACGACCTGGCCTCCGGCACCTGGACCGCCGCCCCGGCCCTGGCCCTGCCCCGCACCGGCCACCAGGCCACCGCACTGGGCAAGCAGGTGCTGGTCACCGGCGGCGACCCGATCGCACCCCGCCTGCACGTGCCCACTCACCTGGACCCGCCCTACCGGCCGGACGGGCTCACCAGCGTGGAAGCCCTGTCCGGCACCGCCTGGAGCACCACGGCCGCGCTGCCCGGCGGTCGCACCGGACACCGGGCGGTGGCCCTGCGCACCGGGCGGCTGCTGGTCATCGGCGGCACCAGCCTGGCCGCCCACGGCACCGGCTTCCGCAACGTCACCGCCTACGACCCGAACAGCGACACCTGGGTGGCCGCGGGCGCGCTGCGCACCGGACGCTGGGACGCCGCCGTGGTGGAACTGGGCGACGGCCGGGTCCTGATCATCGGCGGCCGCACCCACGGCGGCGCGATCACCGCCGCCACCGAGACCTACATCCCGTGA
- a CDS encoding Kelch repeat-containing protein: MTSPNPWKSVPDAPVASSWSGRTDGAVLVTETGKPDRVVIAGGSDGTAAGARADTASYDSGTETWTALAKLTTARRAHSTTALTGGQVLVIGGIAGGGQFPAAGLPTAELYNPASSKWEPVVNQMAGPRWGHSAVLLSNGKVLVTGGSTTRTGNSEQALNRVELFDPVEKTWTTKKPMLDARTGHAALRLPNGHVLVVGGAVPIRQDQEAALAYCEVYNPDADTWTATTGVLGEPRAQHQATLVGGKVLVTGGTAPGMRPDGGFDPFSRATAELFDPTGGTWTPVAQPMPGGRAAHRAIAVSGNRVLIIGGTGGARGDTGYAKALLFNLATGAWGDGGIPEQARWDLGAVALADGKRVVVTGGVVRAGLTAATPGTAELTAVTEVCTVDGP, translated from the coding sequence ATGACCAGTCCCAACCCCTGGAAGAGCGTGCCGGACGCGCCCGTGGCGAGCAGCTGGAGCGGCCGCACCGACGGCGCGGTGCTGGTCACCGAGACCGGCAAACCGGACCGGGTGGTGATCGCGGGCGGCTCGGACGGCACCGCCGCCGGGGCCCGCGCGGACACCGCCAGCTACGACAGCGGCACCGAAACGTGGACCGCGCTGGCCAAACTGACCACCGCCCGGCGCGCGCACAGCACCACCGCGCTCACCGGCGGCCAGGTCCTGGTCATCGGCGGTATCGCGGGCGGCGGTCAGTTCCCGGCGGCCGGACTGCCCACCGCCGAGCTGTACAACCCTGCCAGCAGCAAGTGGGAACCGGTGGTCAACCAGATGGCCGGGCCGCGCTGGGGGCACAGCGCGGTGCTGCTGAGCAACGGCAAGGTCCTGGTCACCGGGGGCAGCACCACCCGCACCGGCAACTCCGAACAGGCGCTCAACCGGGTCGAGCTGTTCGATCCGGTGGAGAAGACCTGGACCACCAAGAAACCCATGCTGGACGCGCGCACCGGCCACGCGGCGCTGCGCCTGCCCAACGGGCACGTGCTGGTGGTCGGCGGCGCGGTGCCGATCCGGCAGGACCAGGAGGCCGCGCTGGCCTACTGCGAGGTCTACAACCCGGACGCCGACACCTGGACCGCGACCACCGGTGTGCTCGGCGAGCCCAGGGCCCAGCACCAGGCCACCCTGGTCGGCGGCAAGGTACTGGTCACCGGCGGCACCGCACCCGGCATGCGGCCCGACGGCGGTTTCGACCCGTTCAGCCGGGCCACCGCCGAACTGTTCGACCCGACCGGCGGCACCTGGACCCCGGTGGCCCAGCCCATGCCCGGCGGCCGGGCCGCGCACCGGGCGATCGCCGTCAGCGGCAACCGGGTGCTCATCATCGGCGGCACCGGCGGGGCGCGCGGGGACACCGGGTACGCCAAGGCGTTGCTGTTCAACCTGGCCACCGGCGCCTGGGGGGACGGGGGCATCCCGGAGCAGGCCCGCTGGGACCTGGGCGCGGTGGCCCTCGCCGACGGCAAACGGGTCGTGGTCACCGGCGGCGTGGTGCGGGCCGGACTGACCGCGGCCACGCCGGGCACCGCCGAACTCACCGCGGTCACCGAGGTGTGCACAGTGGACGGTCCGTGA
- a CDS encoding FAD-dependent oxidoreductase has protein sequence MPSLYWDADVVIVGGGVAGAGTAHALATVGVSSIVLERSADFPELNRGDVIQPLSLGLLDKWGVLPHIHGYQVVASGIHHRVHGFLGEWGFADLEIDHPHQTVLRHTNIHRALHAAFAGHGDLVSVRRGARVSAPLFDDRDGALRGVTGTIGGEPFRALGRIVVAADGPASPLRRAAGIRFEQRYRYDHVHLMTTCPRPDAPQLDHRTARYVGADGITMIIPLDGGTQVRVAVQLPVAEEMAWRALEPGRLWRRMVARAPMLAGAPSALAGEPHTYRAHLAHAERYVQGNLCLVGDAAHVVPPTLGQGMNMAMLDADVLAAVVRRTLDGAATLDLYDRLRRPANEIVLASSHEQTLVQTATGPEVDEHVLRNYAWLADPVRRREVAERVAGLHNKTAEQLGILDLAGDCRR, from the coding sequence ATGCCGTCGTTGTACTGGGACGCCGACGTGGTGATCGTGGGCGGTGGTGTCGCCGGTGCCGGCACCGCGCACGCGCTGGCCACCGTTGGCGTGTCCTCGATCGTGCTGGAACGTTCGGCGGACTTCCCCGAACTCAACCGGGGTGACGTCATCCAGCCCCTGTCGCTGGGGCTGCTCGACAAGTGGGGCGTGTTGCCGCACATCCACGGTTATCAGGTGGTGGCCTCGGGTATCCACCACCGGGTGCACGGATTCCTTGGCGAGTGGGGCTTCGCGGACCTGGAGATCGATCATCCACATCAGACGGTGTTGCGGCACACCAACATCCACCGTGCCCTGCACGCCGCCTTCGCCGGGCACGGCGATCTGGTGTCGGTGCGGCGGGGCGCGCGGGTGTCCGCGCCACTGTTCGACGACCGAGACGGCGCGCTGCGCGGGGTCACCGGCACGATCGGGGGCGAGCCGTTCCGGGCGCTCGGCCGGATCGTGGTGGCCGCCGACGGCCCCGCCTCGCCGTTGCGCCGGGCCGCAGGCATCCGGTTCGAGCAGCGGTACCGCTACGACCACGTGCACCTGATGACCACCTGCCCGCGCCCAGACGCGCCGCAGCTGGATCACCGCACCGCGCGTTATGTCGGCGCGGACGGGATCACCATGATCATCCCGCTGGACGGCGGCACGCAGGTGCGGGTCGCCGTGCAGCTCCCGGTGGCCGAGGAGATGGCATGGCGGGCCCTGGAACCGGGGCGGCTGTGGCGGCGGATGGTGGCCCGAGCCCCGATGCTGGCCGGTGCGCCCTCGGCGTTGGCGGGCGAGCCGCACACCTACCGCGCCCACCTCGCGCACGCCGAGCGCTACGTCCAGGGCAACCTCTGCCTGGTCGGCGACGCGGCCCACGTGGTCCCGCCGACCCTGGGACAGGGCATGAACATGGCGATGCTGGACGCGGACGTGCTGGCCGCCGTGGTGCGGCGCACCCTGGACGGCGCGGCGACCCTGGATCTCTACGACCGGTTGCGCCGCCCGGCGAACGAGATCGTGCTGGCCTCCTCGCACGAACAGACCCTGGTCCAGACCGCGACCGGTCCCGAGGTGGATGAGCACGTGCTGCGGAACTACGCCTGGCTGGCCGATCCGGTGCGCCGTCGCGAGGTCGCCGAACGCGTCGCGGGCCTGCACAACAAGACAGCCGAGCAACTCGGCATCCTCGACCTGGCGGGAGACTGTCGCCGATGA
- a CDS encoding MFS transporter: MTSTVNHGALIAARIDRLPVSRLTVRARLVIGAVTFFDGFDQLLIAYALPALRAEYHLGAVATTFTITVGSVGMLLGALLTGRLADRFGRVPVVLWCLLLYSLSSLFAALAPGIEWLQAARFLQGIGIGGEVLVAATYISEIIGPRTRGRFVLVYELAFVAGLAAASLVSAWVVPVFGWRVLFAVGALPVLLAIGLRTVPESPRWLAARGRHQEAEAVVDRFEASARRQFGPLPDPAPAPALAPPVSAGDSTSVLDLFRGRYLRRTVVVSVLWFVSFLVNYGLTSWLPTIYTSVFHLDVGTSLTYSMITTVAGFAGSILIAVTVDRVGRRAGLITGLSGGAVVLTAAALVAPTTGLGVLLFVSTAAFFVFAVNLALNLYGPELYPTRSRAAGASIGGVFARLGVITGPIITGLAVGTGGGITPVFAVLAVASVLGALTVALYGVETARRPLETLSP, encoded by the coding sequence ATGACCAGTACGGTCAACCACGGCGCGCTGATCGCGGCGCGCATCGACCGGCTGCCGGTGTCCAGGCTGACCGTCCGGGCGCGGCTGGTGATCGGCGCGGTCACCTTCTTCGACGGCTTCGACCAGCTGCTCATCGCCTACGCCTTGCCCGCCCTGCGGGCCGAGTACCACCTGGGCGCGGTCGCGACCACGTTCACCATCACCGTCGGCTCGGTCGGCATGCTGCTCGGCGCGCTGCTCACCGGCAGGCTGGCCGACCGCTTCGGCCGGGTGCCGGTGGTGCTGTGGTGCCTGCTGCTGTACTCCCTGAGCAGCCTGTTCGCCGCGCTCGCGCCGGGCATCGAATGGTTGCAGGCAGCCAGATTCCTGCAGGGCATCGGCATCGGCGGCGAGGTGCTGGTGGCCGCCACCTACATCAGCGAGATCATCGGCCCGCGCACGCGCGGCAGGTTCGTGCTCGTCTACGAACTGGCTTTCGTGGCGGGACTCGCGGCCGCCTCGCTGGTCTCCGCCTGGGTGGTGCCCGTCTTCGGCTGGCGGGTCCTGTTCGCGGTGGGCGCGCTGCCGGTGCTGCTGGCGATCGGATTGCGGACGGTGCCCGAATCGCCCCGGTGGCTGGCCGCCCGAGGCCGCCACCAGGAGGCCGAGGCGGTCGTGGACCGGTTCGAGGCGTCGGCGCGCAGGCAGTTCGGCCCGCTGCCCGATCCCGCGCCGGCACCGGCGCTGGCGCCGCCTGTCAGCGCCGGTGATTCCACGAGCGTGCTGGATCTGTTCCGGGGCAGGTATCTGCGCCGCACGGTCGTGGTCTCGGTGCTGTGGTTCGTCTCGTTCCTGGTGAACTACGGCCTCACCTCCTGGCTGCCCACGATCTACACCAGCGTCTTCCACCTGGACGTGGGCACCTCGCTCACCTACAGCATGATCACCACCGTCGCCGGGTTCGCCGGCAGCATCCTGATCGCCGTCACCGTCGACCGGGTGGGCAGACGAGCCGGTCTGATCACGGGATTGTCCGGCGGGGCCGTGGTGCTCACGGCAGCCGCGCTGGTCGCACCGACGACCGGCCTGGGCGTGCTGCTGTTCGTCTCCACCGCCGCGTTCTTCGTCTTCGCGGTCAACCTGGCACTCAACCTCTACGGCCCCGAGCTGTACCCCACCCGATCGCGCGCGGCGGGCGCGAGCATCGGCGGCGTGTTCGCCCGCCTCGGCGTCATCACCGGCCCGATCATCACCGGCCTGGCGGTCGGCACCGGCGGCGGCATCACCCCGGTGTTCGCCGTGCTGGCCGTGGCCAGCGTCCTCGGCGCGCTCACCGTCGCCCTCTACGGCGTGGAAACCGCCCGCCGCCCGCTGGAAACCCTGTCTCCATGA
- a CDS encoding MOSC domain-containing protein has protein sequence MAIVHSLAVYPIKGCAGVVLERAEVTPTGLAHDRLFAVVGPDGDTCWQGATPRLAVIRGQLRHEGAKLALSAPGADELVLDVATDGAARPVEVEKWPGAGIDQGAEAAEWVSGVVGQPVRLVREPARASRTGVDPTALLVLSLSSLDCLNERILERGADPVPMDRFRPNIVISGWPEPHTEDRVGRMTIGGARIGFGELAIRCAVTLVDQSVGTRVGPEPLRTLATYRREPEGVSFGLKAAVLRPGSIAVGDAVTVEEWR, from the coding sequence ATGGCAATCGTGCACTCGCTGGCGGTGTACCCGATCAAGGGGTGTGCCGGGGTTGTGCTGGAGCGGGCCGAGGTGACGCCGACCGGGCTGGCCCACGACCGGCTGTTCGCGGTGGTCGGGCCGGACGGGGACACCTGCTGGCAGGGTGCGACGCCACGACTGGCGGTGATCCGCGGTCAGTTGCGGCACGAGGGCGCGAAGCTGGCGTTGAGCGCGCCCGGCGCCGATGAGCTGGTGCTGGATGTGGCCACGGACGGGGCGGCTCGGCCGGTCGAGGTGGAGAAGTGGCCGGGGGCCGGGATCGACCAGGGTGCGGAGGCCGCCGAATGGGTGTCCGGGGTGGTCGGTCAGCCGGTGCGTCTGGTGCGTGAGCCTGCCAGGGCGAGTCGGACCGGGGTCGATCCGACCGCGTTGCTGGTGCTCTCATTGTCCTCTTTGGACTGTCTGAACGAGCGGATCCTGGAGCGGGGGGCCGATCCGGTGCCGATGGACCGGTTCCGGCCCAACATCGTCATCAGTGGCTGGCCCGAGCCGCACACCGAGGACCGGGTGGGCCGGATGACCATCGGCGGCGCCCGGATCGGCTTTGGCGAGCTGGCCATCCGCTGCGCGGTCACCCTGGTCGACCAGTCGGTCGGGACGCGGGTCGGACCCGAGCCGTTGCGCACCCTGGCCACCTACCGCCGGGAACCCGAAGGGGTGAGCTTCGGGTTGAAGGCGGCTGTGCTCCGCCCCGGCTCAATCGCCGTCGGCGATGCGGTCACCGTCGAGGAATGGCGCTAG
- a CDS encoding LysR substrate-binding domain-containing protein — protein sequence MLNPWRLRLLSQLDTLGTVRAVAQAARQSASSVSQQLAVLEAETRTQLLERTGRRVRLTPAGQLLARHARSILDHMDTVEAELRVLGEEPTGLVRLGAFQSAIHSLAVPAATQLARTHPHLEIELLELEPHESIPALRVGEVDLIITTPDFVEIPLGPDVDVVPLAVDPVVLVVPPEQAGHGPVDLATCAGEPWAFDMPGSYMANVTTRLCRQAGFEPRVVCRFSNYLMTLQHVEAGLSVALLPALAVDQRYRVATRELSPAVTRTITAVLRQGARPRPAVNLLLETIRRLPVPAGLSGP from the coding sequence ATGCTGAACCCGTGGCGGCTGCGGCTGCTGAGCCAGCTGGACACCCTGGGCACCGTGCGCGCGGTCGCCCAGGCGGCCAGGCAGAGCGCCTCCAGCGTGTCCCAGCAACTCGCCGTCCTGGAGGCGGAAACCCGCACCCAGCTGCTGGAACGCACCGGCCGCCGGGTCCGGCTGACCCCGGCCGGGCAGCTGCTGGCCCGGCACGCGCGGTCGATCCTGGACCACATGGACACCGTCGAGGCCGAACTGCGCGTCCTCGGCGAGGAACCCACCGGCCTGGTCCGGCTGGGCGCCTTCCAGAGCGCCATCCACAGCCTGGCCGTGCCCGCGGCCACCCAGCTCGCCCGCACCCACCCGCACCTGGAGATCGAACTCCTGGAGCTGGAACCGCACGAGAGCATCCCGGCCCTACGGGTCGGCGAGGTCGACCTGATCATCACCACCCCGGACTTCGTGGAGATCCCACTGGGCCCGGACGTCGACGTGGTGCCCCTGGCCGTTGACCCGGTGGTGCTGGTGGTCCCACCCGAGCAGGCCGGACACGGCCCGGTGGACCTGGCCACCTGCGCGGGCGAGCCGTGGGCCTTCGACATGCCCGGCTCCTACATGGCCAACGTGACCACCCGGCTGTGCCGCCAGGCCGGGTTCGAGCCGCGGGTGGTGTGCCGGTTCAGCAACTACCTGATGACCCTGCAGCACGTGGAGGCCGGCCTGTCGGTGGCACTGCTGCCCGCACTGGCGGTCGACCAGCGCTACCGGGTCGCCACCCGCGAACTGAGCCCGGCCGTCACCCGCACCATCACCGCGGTGCTGCGCCAGGGCGCCCGGCCGCGCCCCGCGGTGAACCTGCTGCTGGAAACCATCCGCCGCCTCCCGGTGCCCGCCGGCCTGTCCGGCCCCTAG